atcgtggtccattgtggacataacgacatgtccactcggattcaggagtgtgagcgcacaaggcgagactttaccactctcattgaggctttaaaaagcactgggaagtcggtttttatttcgggcccacttccatctctaggtcgcggatcaggcctctttagcagactactctcccttaacacctggctccagctcacatgcagtattcacaggataggttttattgacaacttcaatctgttttgggaacgtggctccctgttcagcagggatgggattcatcccaatacacgcggaagccagatgctacgtggaaatttgcaccacgccctgcatacccagacctctgattgactgtttacatcccgtaaacactcccacaagcacactgaccagacacactctcccaaagtcaataatcagagatacagcgctatacgcccctctgtgctcccttcagagcaatcacccattcataatcccataaccaccgtgtctgtcccccgactgagaccgtttaaaccaaacactaataaaagaggtgctatactaaacaacctaattggaattaaaacaaccactgcaacgacagaacagaataggaaaatcaaatgtgggctattaaatattagatctctgtcatcgaaagcattattggtaaacgaattgatatcagataaccacattgatttattctgcctcaccgaaacctggctgggccatgacgaatatgttagtttaaacgaagccactcctcccagtcataataatacccaaattccacgaggctcaggccgaggagggggagttgcagccatatttgactcgagcctgttaattaatcctaaacctaaactaaattataactcgtttgaaagccttgttcttaatcttcaacacccaacatggaaaacagtacagccaattatattcgttgttgtttaccgagcaccaggtccatattctgagttcttatctgaattctcagagtttttatcatgcgtagtccttcaatcagacaaagtacttattgtaggtgattttaatatccatgtggacattgagagcaatagccttagtactgctttcaattcactgctagattctattggtttcagtcagagggtgcataaggccacgcactgttttaaccacaccctcgaccttgtgctagaatatggcatcaaaattgacgatttaatagtatttccgcagaatcctttattatcagaccattttttaataactttcgaattcctactaccagactatacgaaattaaataaaagtttctacactagatgcttatctgacagtgctatagctaaatttaaggaagctattccaacagcacttaactcaatgtcatgccttaatataacagaggactgttacgttaactctagtccctcccaacttgataactttgtagacgctgctacggcctgcctacggactactttagactcggttgctcctctcaaaaagaagatgatgaaggaaaggaaactagcaccttggtataactcccaaactcgcaaattaaaacaaatctcacgaaaacttgaaagtaaatggcgttccaccaaactggaagaatctcgtgtggattggcaagatagtctaaaaaattataggagggccctcagaaatgccagatcagactattactcaacactaatagaagaaaataagaacaacccaaggtttcttttcagcactgtagccaggctgacagatagtcacagctctattgagccatctattcctatagctctgagcagtgatgacttcatgaccttttttaatgataaaattataacaattagagaaaaaattcatcaccttctgcccacagcttccaacgactcaccattgggcgcaggagggctagagagaacgataagacctgatacttatttagacggcttttatcctttagacctccaacaattaatgttaagggtctcttcagctaagccaactacctgtctcttagaccccattccaacgaagctacttaaagaagcactacctgtggtcaacaccacattactagatacgatcaatatgtccttattaacgggtcacgtaccgcagtcttttaaagtagctgtgataaaacctattctgaaaaaacccaccctcgaccctgaggtcttagccaactatagacctatatctaacctcccgtttctctccaaaatccttgagaaggtagtcgctaatcaattgtgtgactttctgcatagaaatagtctatttgaagactttcagtcaggatttagaatgcatcatagcacagagacggcactggtgaaaatcactaacgaccttctaactgctgctgacaaaggacttgtctccgtacttgtcttattagatcttagtgctgcattcgacactattgaccataccatcctcttacagagactggaacatttagttggcattaaaggaatcgcactaagctggtttaagtcctatttttctgagcgatcccaatttgttaatattaacgataaaccatccaaatacgctaaagttagccatggcgttcctcaaggctcagtgcttggaccaattctattctctttatatatgcttcctctaggcaatattattaggaaacactcaattaactttcactgttacgcagacgacacccaattatatctgtcaatcaagccagacgaaagcggtcagttagctaaacttcaagcgtgcattaaagatataaaatcctggatgacccacaattttctgatgttgaactcaaacaaaacggaagttattgtgctgggacccaagcaccaccgaacttcattatctaaatatatagctaccctagatggtattgccctggcctccagcactactgtcagaaatctaggagtcatttttgaccaggatctatcctttaacgcccacttaaaacaaacctcaagaacagcctttttccatcttcgtaacattgccaaaatcaggaacatcctgtctcaaaacgatgctgaaaaactagtccatgcattcgtaacttcccggctggactactgtaattctttactatcaggctgctcaaataagtccctcaagaccctccagctgatccagaatgctgcagcacgtgttctgacaagaactaacaaaagagatcacatttctcctgtattagcttctctgcattggcttcctgtaaaatccaggattgaatttaaaatccttctcctgacctacaaagcactaaatggtcaagcaccatcatacatagaagagcttttagtaccttattgtcccactagagcactacgctcccagaactcagagctacttgtggttcctagagtctctaaaagtagaatgggagccagagccttcagctaccaggctcctctcctgtggaaccagctcccaacttgggttcggggggctgacaccgtcgccacatttaagaataaactgaaaaccatcatctttgataaagcttatagttagggagtgaggagttgcagcatagtagagtagagtagagggaggcaggaagtacaagcccgttccggcagaggagagtacgagcccggtccagggcccctctctttagcctgcctctcttagttatactattataactctagactgctgtgggaagctccttccaaggacacaatgagccgctccctcttctctcttttcacttgtctccttttgtgtgcatcttagtcccagaaatgcctgttactaacctatctctggggagttttctccccggagtccctttgcttcttcttcacccagaacatcgccttggaattgggtggcacctacaccggggtcctgggtgcagctgacgctatggacttactacaccctgctacgctctgcgtttccccgcagtgtccgactgcgtcctgccgcgtccaaccgcgtccacccaggctgctgtgccacactacaccccgtaacgccctgctgtgccctactatgacatgaactactatgactaccattgtgatcactgcttcactatctttattatgactattattgccaccattcaccactcccccaactggtgccgtcagacaccgcctaccaagagtctgggtctgtccgaggtttcttcctaacaaaaaaaaagggagtttttccttgccactgtcgcaatagctactgctaatgcttgctcttgaggcaaccactgtaatagttggggcttcgtaaagtacagagtttggtctagacctactctatctgtaaagtgtctcgagataactcttgttatgatttgatactataaataaaattgaattgaattgaattgaattgaaaatgctACGAACGACTGCTCATAGtttatttcatcatttcatttaggtttttttttttttttttttttatcattgcaGTGTATTGTTAAATGTTAATGCTTAATCATCACAATCATTAACTTGGTACCAGGAAAATAATAGGCCAACTACAATTTCTATATATgtaattttatgttttatttatgctGTTTCCATGTCattgtatttatttctgtatttttatgtttttctctgCAGGCCACTGCCAGAGGATGGAGATGTTGATTCTTCATGTGGTCTCACTGACCACAGAACCAGTAAGTGGATTAAATACACATCATTAACTATATTCTTTTATGATATTCTGTATCTGAACTTTGCTGGCCTGCTTGTCCAGATCCTCCCACCACTCTGAATGTGGGCGTGTCCATGGCCCACCTTAAGCGACGCACTCTGGTCGCCCCCGACATGAACCTCTCCCTGGATCAGAGCGAGGGATCGGTGCTCTCTGATGAGTTTCTGGAAACGCCCGACGACCTGGACATCAACGTAGATGACATCGAGACTCCTGATGAGACAGACTCGCTGGAGTTCATCAACAATGGCAACGAGCTGGAGTGGGAGGGTCAGAGTTTTAGATGATCCATATTAAAGATGGCACCATTTATTAAGGTCAAGGGATGCATGTTGGAATTCATTTGAGAAGCAAATCATACTACCTGCAGTGTCCTCGGTCTGAGTCCTGCCTCAGGCGCTGTCTCCTTTTGGCAGGCCAGTCACAAATATGCAGCCAACTGTTAAATacagcaaaaatgaaaacaaacacttaATGCAGTTATCATTGCATGGCTAGAGAGTAAATGCTGACTTTCTTAACTCTTAAATTCTGTCTATAGCAACTGAATGTTTTTCATTCTTAAGGAAATATTTCCATCACTGATACAGTACAACAATACCACCAAGATTAAACAATCTGACCATCTTTGTGTTACCTTGTGTCTAGATGACACTCCTGTGGCCACTGCCAAGCGTCTTCCAGGTGaaagggaagaggagagagactcATCCGGTCGTCTATGGCGAACAGTGATCATCGGAGACCAGGAGCAGCGGATTGACATGCAGGTCATCAGACCATACCTGAGGGTGGTCACACATGGAGGTTAGGTTGAAAGAgtgtttactttgtgtctgtgtgtgtgtgtgtgtgtgtgtgtgtgtgtgtgtgtgtgtgtgtgtgtgtgtgtgtgtgtgtgtgtgtgtgtgtgtgttaggattCATCCAACATTGGGTTTGAAAGACCAGTTCTACCAGGACAGTTTAAGATCAAAGTTGATGATAGTTTTTGATGCAAATATTATGAACCTagttgaaagaaagaaacattgcACTCAACCAAAGACCGACCAAATAGAACTGCTGTGCATGTAACTATAGTCAAAGTCCAACAAAAAGAGTTGTATAGAGACATACACTTGGTTGgtagtttattaggtacactaGGCCTAAACTAAgacagtctaatacaacagtgcTGCAATAAATCTTACCTTCATGAAGGATATACTTTAGGATCATTTTAAAGGATGTAGTTTATGGTGCTgttgaactgaattgaattacACTAACAGGggtttctattattttgtctACCCTCATTGATGTTAATGGATTGGtcgaaataataataaacaacctttGTGCATTTAATGTCCCTGGGCTAAACATGACAAGAAAcaacaaacaagaaaaaaaagactaacTAAAAGATCATTCGGATAGCTTTTTTCTCGGTTTTCATATTTCTTCAGACCGTGATAATGCAGCCAGTGTCACAACACTGCCAATGCAGCTGCCGTCATACTgaatctgtctctctcctctttcaggTTATTATGGAGAGGGTCTGAATGCCATTATTGTGTTTGCAGCCTGCTACCTTCCTGACAGCGGCTGTGAGGACTACACATACATCATGGAGAATCTCTTTCTGTAAGATCCATTCTGGCCCTTAATGGACTCTTTTACAGTAGCATGCTGTATTATGACCCTTTTATAACATTCTTCTACCTTTATTATTTTTCACTGTATAATTGATCAAAGGACATGACtggagaaaatgtttttattaaatatatGCATGACAAATCATATCTGAAATGATTATTTACATTAAATGCTAGAAACGAAGGTTGAATAACTTTACCAACACTCATTGGCATTAAGAATTTTACTTTGTGAAGTACATATCTAGGAATtctttcaagtaaagtgttttcATCTTCTATGTTACTGTACCTATGCTCCGAGTCAGATCTGAGCTTGTTTGCTCTGTCCTCAGGTATGTTGTGAGCAGCCTGGAGCTGCTGGTGGCAGAAGATTACATGATTGTTTACATGAATGGAGCAACTCCTCGTAGGAAGATGCCCGGCATCAGCTGGCTGAAGAGATGCTACCAGATGATTGACAGGAAGTAAGACAGAATATCACAACAGTTTATGGAAAATGTGATGGAAATGAGAATATAGTCAAGAATGTATAACTAATGTTGTTGATGCTAAAGATAAATGATGATGCAATTTGAAtttattatgaattaaattattattagaaGGAGGAAAGCATCACGAGCAATTGAATGTCTCCTGTAGACTGAGGAAGAATCTAAAATGTCTCATCATCGCTCACCCAACGTGGTTCATCCGGACCGTCCTGGCCATCTCAAGACCTTTCATCAGGTGAGGATACATTTAGTGTGGTTTGTAGTCCATCAGTCTATCCTTTGAGTTAAATGTTGACTCTTATCTAAACAAATCCAAGAATCAGAAAGAAGATAAATTACAAAGTTGTGACATAATAATCCAGTTGCATCACAAAACATAAAGAGCTGTGCTACAAGGACTGGCCTTGATGACACCGATACAGATATAGGTGTTCAGACTGGATCATTTGTGATAATTGCATGGTGTTGATGCTTTCTGCAGTGTGAAGTTCATGGACAAGATTCGTTACGTTCACACCCTGAAGGAGCTCAGCCAGATCATCCCCATGGAGCATGTGCAGATCCCTGAGTGTGTGTTGCAGTAAGTACTCTGAGCCACCAGGGGTCAGTGTTGAGACACTAAACATGTCTATAGCATGCTTACAGTAATAACATTTTGAGGTGAATGCTCACAGTTCGGTGATCCAACTAAACCTGGGTCAAGCTGTGTTTATTCATTAATATTTAGTTTGTATAATTTATTGAAATATATAgttgtcactttttattttactacacttcaACATCTGAAATAGTAGACAACCAAGATAGGATATAATATACTAGCAGTCACAAAAAAGAGACCTACTCTAAATCAGCATTCACTCTATAGACATTCTGTCTTTTGTGGCAAATACCATATATCTGAAACCTTATACTAGAAGAAACCATGACAGCCACGTTCTATACAGCATACAATTGGGAATAGACCGggatttttgaaaagtaaaaacTCATATTGGTattcatattgtttttttcatcaaacTGTAGGTGGCTGTACCTTGGAATTCAAAAGTTTTAGTCCAACATTTCTTTTCTCATTTGTTAAAGGTATGATGACGAGAAGATACAGGTACAAAGGGAAAGGTGAGCAATAGATATGCATGTGATTTTATGTTAAAAAGAGTTTTAATGCCTGCTCTTTTTTCTGCATCTAGGTTGCATTCTTAATATGTGCCTGTCTTACTTACAGACTTGAGCAAGAGCAGCCTAACTCAACACTGCCTAAAGAAAGGTGACCTCCTTTTGCAATGCATGCAGTCCAGtgccatttttttattattttttttatctacttCAGCACTACAACATGAAAAATATTcagacattttattattttattcaaaACTGGTGGCTTCTAGGAGTCTGAAACAATTTCACtctcacttacacacacttCATTTCATTTAGTCAGATAAGAAACTGAAATAAGAAAGCTTCCTCCATtatcataaaaaagtgatgtaaaAGGCTAAATAGAAAACCAATCGTGTGCGTTTCTTCTCTTTAAATTAAGTGTGAGCAATTTGTGCAGCCACATGGATAGGTTTTGGCAACATAAAGCACAGCCTAATATGGGCTAGATGACCAagctaaatatttatatttacttaTGGCTTAACTTTAATCTGTCATTTCCAGGCCAAAGTCGATGATAGCAGAGGTTGGCCGTGACATCTGACATTAATGTAAGGGCTGTCATTGACATAACTGCCTTTCCAGCCAACTTACCCCAGGCTGGTTTGTAATGTCAGACCACTGTAACTAATCTCTGACATACATGGAAATGTTCAtgtctccccacacacacacatacatgcttaTGTGCGCAGGAGAGACACGATACAGTAAATCACCTAAATGCTGGACGATGGCCTGTCTGGAGTGTTGACTCTCTGACCAAAGGTCTAAAGGGTCAGCTCTCAGTTCAAGATCCAGTTTACAGAACCATATGGAGTCAAGTGAGACCACAAGCAGACAGAAAAAGATTACTCAGATCTCAGTTACTCAAATCTTGTCTTAAAAAGATATACATCTCCTTTACCTTTTCCGTCACTAACAGACCCTGCAACGATTAAAAGTACATTCATTGACAACTTTTtagataattgattaattgtg
This Sander lucioperca isolate FBNREF2018 chromosome 9, SLUC_FBN_1.2, whole genome shotgun sequence DNA region includes the following protein-coding sequences:
- the atcayb gene encoding caytaxin isoform X1 — encoded protein: MGTAEATLRMDSMEVKDEWQDEDFPRPLPEDGDVDSSCGLTDHRTNPPTTLNVGVSMAHLKRRTLVAPDMNLSLDQSEGSVLSDEFLETPDDLDINVDDIETPDETDSLEFINNGNELEWEDDTPVATAKRLPGEREEERDSSGRLWRTVIIGDQEQRIDMQVIRPYLRVVTHGGYYGEGLNAIIVFAACYLPDSGCEDYTYIMENLFLYVVSSLELLVAEDYMIVYMNGATPRRKMPGISWLKRCYQMIDRKLRKNLKCLIIAHPTWFIRTVLAISRPFISVKFMDKIRYVHTLKELSQIIPMEHVQIPECVLQYDDEKIQVQRERLEQEQPNSTLPKERPKSMIAEMLKWKNQWGTFIH
- the atcayb gene encoding caytaxin isoform X3; the encoded protein is MGTAEATLRMDSMEVKDEWQDEDFPRPLPEDGDVDSSCGLTDHRTNPPTTLNVGVSMAHLKRRTLVAPDMNLSLDQSEGSVLSDEFLETPDDLDINVDDIETPDETDSLEFINNGNELEWEDDTPVATAKRLPGEREEERDSSGRLWRTVIIGDQEQRIDMQVIRPYLRVVTHGGYYGEGLNAIIVFAACYLPDSGCEDYTYIMENLFLYVVSSLELLVAEDYMIVYMNGATPRRKMPGISWLKRCYQMIDRKLRKNLKCLIIAHPTWFIRTVLAISRPFISVKFMDKIRYVHTLKELSQIIPMEHVQIPECVLQYDDEKIQVQRERLEQEQPNSTLPKERC
- the atcayb gene encoding caytaxin isoform X2, whose amino-acid sequence is MGTAEATLRMDSMEVKDEWQDEDFPRPLPEDGDVDSSCGLTDHRTNPPTTLNVGVSMAHLKRRTLVAPDMNLSLDQSEGSVLSDEFLETPDDLDINVDDIETPDETDSLEFINNGNELEWEDDTPVATAKRLPGEREEERDSSGRLWRTVIIGDQEQRIDMQVIRPYLRVVTHGGYYGEGLNAIIVFAACYLPDSGCEDYTYIMENLFLYVVSSLELLVAEDYMIVYMNGATPRRKMPGISWLKRCYQMIDRKLRKNLKCLIIAHPTWFIRTVLAISRPFISVKFMDKIRYVHTLKELSQIIPMEHVQIPECVLQYDDEKIQVQRERLEQEQPNSTLPKERPKSMIAEVGRDI